Below is a window of Geothermobacter ehrlichii DNA.
CGGGAAGTCGCCGCCGAGTTCGAGAACCCGGTGATGCTCTACTCGATCGGCAAGGACTCCTCGGTGATGCTGCACCTGGCCCGCAAGGCCTTCTACCCGGGAAAGATCCCCTTTCCGCTGCTGCATGTCGACACCACCTGGAAGTTCCGCGACATGATCGCCTTTCGCGACCGGATGGCGGCCGAGCACGGTTTCGAGCTGATCGTGCATGTCAACGAGGAGGGTGTCGCCCAGGGGATCAATCCCTTCACCCACGGCAGCGCCCTGTACACCGACGTGATGAAGACCGAGGGGCTGAAGCAGGCGCTGGACAGGTACGGTTTCGACGCCGCCTTCGGCGGCGCCCGCCGGGACGAGGAGAAGTCGCGGGCCAAGGAACGCATCTTCTCCTTCCGCAGCGCCAACCACCGCTGGGATCCGAAGAACCAGAGGCCCGAGCTGTGGAACCTGTACAACACCCGGGTGCGGCCGAAAGAGAGCATCCGCGTCTTCCCCCTGTCCAACTGGACCGAGCTTGACATCTGGCAGTACATCTACCTGGAGAACATTCCCATCGTGCCGCTCTACTTTGCCGCCGAGCGGCCGGTGGTCGAGCGCGACGGCATGCTGATCATGGTCGACGACGACCGGCTCGAGCTGCTTCCCGGCGAGCAGGTGCAGAAAAAGATGGTGCGCTTCCGCACCCTGGGCTGCTATCCGCTGACCGGGGCCATCGAATCGACGGCCACCACGTTGCCGGAGATCATCCGCGAGATGCTGCTGACCCGCACTTCCGAGCGGCAGGGGAGGCTGATCGACCACGACCAGGCCGGCTCCATGGAGAAGAAGAAGGCGGAAGGATACTTTTGAAAAACGGTGTCGGCGAAGGCAACCCCCTTCGCCCTTCGCCGAATCTGGAGCTTGTATGAACAGCCAATCGGAACTGATTGCCGAAGACATTCACGCCTACCTGAAGGAACAGGAAGAGAAGTCCCTGCTGCGCTTCATCACCTGCGGCAGCGTCGATGACGGCAAGTCGACCCTCATCGGCCGGCTGCTGTGGGACTCGAAGCTGATCTTCGAGGACCAGCTGGCAGCGCTGCAGGCCGACAGCCGCCGCATCGGCACCCAGGGGGACGACATCGACTACGCCCTGCTGCTCGACGGTCTGCAGGCCGAGCGCGAACAGGGGATCACCATCGACGTCGCCTACCGCTTCTTCAGCACCGACCGGCGCAAGTTCATCGTTGCCGACACCCCGGGCCACGAGCAGTACACCCGCAACATGGTGACCGGGGCCAGCACGGCGCAGGTGGCGGTGATCCTGGTCGACGCCCGCAAGGGCGTGCTGACCCAGACCCGGCGGCACAGCTACCTGGTGTCGCTGGTGGGCATCCGGCACGTGGTGCTGGCGGTGAACAAGATGGACCTGGTCGACTACCGGCAGGAGCGGTTCGAACAGATCCGGCGCGACTACGAACTGTTCGCCGGCAACCTCGGTTTTGACGAGATCGTCGCCATCCCCATCTCGGCACTGAAGGGTGACAACGTGCTCAAGGCGCGCGGGAACACCGAGTGGTATGACGGACCGAGCCTGATGAACTACCTGGAAACGGTTCAGGTGGAGGACGAGACGCGGAAGAAGCCGTTCCGCTTTGCCGTGCAGTGGGTCAACCGTCCGAACCTCGATTTTCGCGGCTTTTCCGGCACCGTCGCCTCGGGGCAGATCGCCGTGGGTGACGAGGTGGCAGTGGCCGCCTCGGGGCAAACCAGCCGCGTCAGCCGCATCGTCACCATGGACGGCGACCTGGAGCAGGCCCGCGCCGGTCAGGCGGTCACCCTCTGCCTGGCCGACGAAATCGACATCAGCCGGGGGGATCTGCTGGCCAGACCGGATGAAGCGCCGCATGTCAGCGACCACATGGAAGCCAAGCTGGTATGGCTGCACGAACAACCGCTGCGCATCGGCGCCGAATACCTTCTGAAATCCGGCAACCGCACCCTGCCCGCCCGGGTGCGTCAGCTCCGTTTCCGGGTCAACGTCAACACCCTCGACCAGGAGGAAGGCGGCGCCCTCGCCCTGAACGAAGTCGGCGTCGCCCGCATCGAACTTTCCGGAGCCCTCGGCTTCGACTCCTACCGGGAAAACCGCGCCACCGGCAGCTTCATCCTCATCGACCGGCTGACCAACGCCACTGTCGGCGCCGGCATGATCCACCAGCCGCTGAGCTCGACGGCCGGCGACGGACAACCGCTGCGTCTTACCACCACCGACCGTGCTTTCGCGCTCGGCCAGCAGCCGCTGCTGATGCTCTTCCCGGACGACCGGCCGGAAACGGCCGGAGAACTGGCAGAAATGACCGAGAGCCTGCTTCACCGGCAGGGACGGCACACCATTCTGTTCGACGGCCACGCCTTTTTGCGCCAGAGCGCGGATCTGCTGGCGAACGACGTCGGACCGGACCCGGCGGCGCTGTTGCCTCTGGCCCTGCGGCCCCTGCTGCAGGCCGGGCTGCAGGTTCTGGTCACAGGCCCTGCCGACAGCCTGAACCGGCTGGCCCGGCAGCCGGACATTCTCGGCGCACAGGATCTGGCCGTGGTCGAAAGCAAACAGCTTCGTTTGCAGCGGCAGGACCGGTCGGCCACGTCCCCCCTGACGACAACGGACAGTGGCCGGCGGGCCCGGCAGATCGTCCAGGCCCTGCGCAGCCTTTTCTCCATGGTTTGATGTCAGGGTCGAGTTTGCTATGCTGTGCGCTTTTCCATCGGCGGCTGCCGGTGGTGACCATTCCACAGCAGACAGAGGTGAAACACGCATCATGACTTTCGATCCACAGCAACTGCGCCTTGACGGCATCTATCAACAGGCGGGTGACGATCGCTGGATGCAGCGCATCAAGATCCCAGGCGGCGTCCTGTCGAGCGAACAGGCGGAAAAGATCGCCGAAATCGCATCGAAGTACGCCGGCGGCCGGCTGCACCTGACCACCCGCGGCAGCGTCGAACTGCACGATCTGCGCAGACACGACCTGCGCGAAGTCCAGCGGCAGCTCGCGACCGTCGGCCTGACCGGCCGCGGCGCCTGCGGC
It encodes the following:
- the cysD gene encoding sulfate adenylyltransferase subunit CysD, with amino-acid sequence MTHLEQLEAESIHIMREVAAEFENPVMLYSIGKDSSVMLHLARKAFYPGKIPFPLLHVDTTWKFRDMIAFRDRMAAEHGFELIVHVNEEGVAQGINPFTHGSALYTDVMKTEGLKQALDRYGFDAAFGGARRDEEKSRAKERIFSFRSANHRWDPKNQRPELWNLYNTRVRPKESIRVFPLSNWTELDIWQYIYLENIPIVPLYFAAERPVVERDGMLIMVDDDRLELLPGEQVQKKMVRFRTLGCYPLTGAIESTATTLPEIIREMLLTRTSERQGRLIDHDQAGSMEKKKAEGYF
- the cysN gene encoding sulfate adenylyltransferase subunit CysN — protein: MNSQSELIAEDIHAYLKEQEEKSLLRFITCGSVDDGKSTLIGRLLWDSKLIFEDQLAALQADSRRIGTQGDDIDYALLLDGLQAEREQGITIDVAYRFFSTDRRKFIVADTPGHEQYTRNMVTGASTAQVAVILVDARKGVLTQTRRHSYLVSLVGIRHVVLAVNKMDLVDYRQERFEQIRRDYELFAGNLGFDEIVAIPISALKGDNVLKARGNTEWYDGPSLMNYLETVQVEDETRKKPFRFAVQWVNRPNLDFRGFSGTVASGQIAVGDEVAVAASGQTSRVSRIVTMDGDLEQARAGQAVTLCLADEIDISRGDLLARPDEAPHVSDHMEAKLVWLHEQPLRIGAEYLLKSGNRTLPARVRQLRFRVNVNTLDQEEGGALALNEVGVARIELSGALGFDSYRENRATGSFILIDRLTNATVGAGMIHQPLSSTAGDGQPLRLTTTDRAFALGQQPLLMLFPDDRPETAGELAEMTESLLHRQGRHTILFDGHAFLRQSADLLANDVGPDPAALLPLALRPLLQAGLQVLVTGPADSLNRLARQPDILGAQDLAVVESKQLRLQRQDRSATSPLTTTDSGRRARQIVQALRSLFSMV